In a genomic window of Coprococcus eutactus:
- the trpB gene encoding tryptophan synthase subunit beta: MSKGRFGVHGGQYIPETLMNAMLELEEAYKKYKDDPEFNRELTEMLNEYAGRPSRLYYAERMTKNLGGAKIYLKREDLNHTGAHKINNVIGQMLLAKRMGKTRVIAETGAGQHGVATATVAAMMGMECEIYMGEEDTIRQALNVYRMRLLGAKVHPVKTGTATLKDAVSEAFREWTSRIDDTHYVLGSVMGPYPFPEIVRDFQAVISKEIKAQLMEKEGRLPDVVMACVGGGSNAIGAFYDFIPDESVRLIGCEAAGRGVDTFETAATIATGKLGIFHGMKSYFCQDEFGQIAPVYSISAGLDYPGIGPEHAYLHDIGRAEYVAITDDEAVDAFEYLSRIEGIIPAIESAHAVAYAMKLAPTMDKDKIIVINVSGRGDKDVAAIARYRGEDLHE, translated from the coding sequence ATGTCAAAAGGCAGATTTGGCGTTCACGGCGGCCAGTACATTCCAGAGACTCTGATGAATGCGATGCTGGAGCTGGAGGAGGCTTACAAGAAATATAAGGATGATCCGGAGTTCAACAGAGAACTCACGGAGATGCTCAACGAGTATGCGGGAAGACCTAGCAGACTTTACTATGCGGAGAGAATGACAAAGAATCTGGGCGGTGCAAAGATCTACCTCAAGAGAGAGGATCTGAACCACACAGGAGCGCACAAGATCAACAACGTAATCGGACAGATGCTCCTTGCCAAGAGAATGGGCAAGACAAGAGTTATCGCGGAGACCGGTGCCGGACAGCACGGTGTTGCAACAGCTACAGTTGCAGCCATGATGGGCATGGAGTGTGAGATATACATGGGCGAGGAGGACACGATCAGACAGGCTCTCAACGTGTACAGAATGAGACTCCTGGGCGCAAAGGTTCATCCGGTAAAGACTGGAACAGCCACACTGAAGGATGCGGTATCTGAGGCATTCCGTGAGTGGACAAGCAGGATCGATGATACACACTATGTACTCGGCTCAGTCATGGGACCATATCCTTTCCCTGAGATCGTCCGTGATTTCCAGGCTGTGATCAGTAAAGAGATCAAGGCACAGCTCATGGAGAAGGAGGGAAGACTCCCTGATGTCGTCATGGCATGTGTGGGCGGCGGTTCAAATGCCATCGGAGCTTTCTACGATTTCATACCTGACGAGAGCGTCAGGCTGATCGGCTGTGAGGCAGCAGGCAGAGGCGTTGATACATTCGAGACTGCAGCAACCATCGCAACCGGAAAGCTTGGTATATTCCACGGCATGAAGTCTTACTTCTGTCAGGATGAATTTGGCCAGATCGCACCTGTATATTCGATCTCAGCGGGACTTGACTACCCGGGAATCGGACCTGAGCATGCATACCTTCACGATATCGGACGTGCAGAGTATGTGGCGATCACAGATGACGAGGCAGTTGATGCATTTGAGTATCTGTCAAGGATTGAGGGAATCATCCCTGCGATAGAGAGCGCCCACGCTGTGGCTTACGCCATGAAGCTGGCACCTACAATGGATAAGGATAAAATAATAGTGATCAATGTATCAGGACGTGGCGACAAGGACGTAGCAGCCATCGCAAGATACAGAGGGGAGGATCTTCATGAGTAA
- a CDS encoding anthranilate synthase component II — translation MTILIDNYDSFSYNLYQLVGAINPDIKVIRNDEFTCEEIEAMNPDHIIISPGPGRPSDAGMCEDAVRYFAGKVPILGVCLGHQAICETYGATVTYAKKLMHGKMSLVDVDLNCRLFRGLQSKIQVARYHSLAAADENFPECLEVTARTEDGEIMAVKHRDHEVYGVQFHPESILTPKGKIMLRNFLEI, via the coding sequence ATGACAATACTTATAGACAATTACGACAGCTTCTCCTACAACCTGTATCAGCTTGTGGGGGCAATAAATCCGGATATAAAGGTCATAAGAAATGATGAGTTCACCTGTGAGGAGATTGAAGCGATGAATCCGGATCACATAATAATCTCACCGGGACCCGGAAGACCTTCGGATGCGGGAATGTGTGAGGATGCGGTGAGATATTTTGCAGGAAAAGTACCAATCCTTGGCGTGTGTCTCGGACATCAGGCGATTTGTGAGACATATGGTGCGACAGTCACATATGCAAAGAAACTTATGCATGGAAAGATGTCGCTGGTTGATGTGGATCTGAACTGCAGATTGTTCAGAGGACTTCAGAGCAAGATACAGGTTGCCAGATATCATTCACTGGCAGCAGCAGATGAGAATTTCCCAGAATGTCTGGAGGTCACAGCAAGAACGGAGGATGGAGAGATCATGGCAGTAAAACACAGGGATCACGAGGTGTACGGAGTTCAGTTCCATCCGGAGTCGATATTGACACCGAAGGGCAAGATAATGCTCAGGAATTTTTTAGAGATATAA
- the trpD gene encoding anthranilate phosphoribosyltransferase — translation MIQETLKKVAAGQDLTYDEAYASMDEIFSGQVPGETTAGYLTALHMKGETLDEITASANGMRDHAESLPHDGIDVLEIVGTGGDCANSFNISTTSGIVAAAAGVPIAKHGNRSVSSKSGAADVLEALGVNISISPEKMGKVLAECNMSFMFAQVYHKAMKYAGPVRKALGIPTVFNILGPLTNPAKAQMQIMGVYKEELVDQMAPVLVGLGVKRGLVVYGQDCLDEISMSAPTIVAEIKDGVITKYEIKPEDFGFERCSKEDLVGGGPEENAQITRDILSGKIKGAKRNAVVLNAAACIYIAGKADSIADGIKVAEDMIDSGKAAETLDAFVRLTNE, via the coding sequence ATGATACAGGAAACTCTTAAGAAGGTAGCAGCAGGACAGGATCTTACATACGATGAGGCATATGCCAGCATGGATGAAATATTCAGCGGCCAGGTGCCGGGAGAGACAACGGCGGGATATCTCACAGCGCTTCACATGAAGGGCGAGACGCTTGACGAGATAACAGCCAGTGCAAATGGAATGAGAGACCATGCGGAGTCACTTCCGCATGACGGAATAGATGTTCTTGAGATCGTGGGAACAGGCGGTGATTGTGCGAATTCATTTAACATATCGACAACGAGTGGTATAGTTGCAGCAGCGGCCGGAGTACCGATCGCAAAGCACGGCAACAGAAGCGTATCGAGCAAGAGTGGAGCAGCGGATGTACTTGAGGCTCTTGGTGTAAATATCTCCATATCACCTGAAAAGATGGGCAAGGTTCTTGCTGAGTGCAACATGAGCTTTATGTTTGCCCAGGTTTATCACAAGGCGATGAAATATGCAGGCCCGGTCAGAAAGGCACTTGGAATACCGACAGTATTCAATATCCTTGGACCTCTCACCAACCCGGCAAAGGCTCAGATGCAGATCATGGGAGTATACAAGGAGGAGCTTGTTGATCAGATGGCTCCTGTACTTGTTGGTCTTGGCGTAAAACGGGGACTTGTCGTATATGGACAGGATTGTCTGGATGAGATATCCATGAGCGCACCTACAATAGTTGCAGAGATCAAAGATGGCGTGATCACAAAGTACGAGATCAAGCCAGAGGATTTCGGATTTGAGAGATGCAGCAAGGAGGATCTGGTGGGCGGCGGTCCTGAGGAAAACGCGCAGATTACCCGCGATATCCTGTCAGGCAAGATCAAAGGAGCTAAGAGAAATGCAGTTGTACTGAACGCAGCAGCTTGTATCTACATCGCAGGCAAGGCAGACTCCATAGCGGATGGAATAAAGGTAGCAGAGGACATGATCGACAGTGGCAAGGCTGCTGAGACGCTTGATGCATTTGTAAGACTGACAAATGAGTAG
- the trpA gene encoding tryptophan synthase subunit alpha, translating into MSNIAKAFEHGKAFIPFVTCGDPSMDVTEEVVYAMVEAGADLIELGIPFSDPTAEGPVIQGANIRALAGGVTTDKVFDLVRKLRKKVTIPMVFMTYANVVFSYGSERFISTCKEIGIDGLILPDIPYEEKDEFDGICKQYDVDLISLIAPTSHERISMIANDASGFVYCVSSLGVTGTRTKITTDIGAMVDLVKKAKDIPCAVGFGISTPEQAKQMAEKSDGVIVGSAIVKLCAQYGKDCVPYVRDYVKSMKDAMR; encoded by the coding sequence ATGAGTAATATAGCAAAAGCATTTGAGCATGGAAAAGCATTTATACCATTTGTGACATGTGGCGATCCGTCGATGGATGTGACAGAGGAGGTAGTATACGCAATGGTTGAGGCTGGTGCAGACCTCATCGAGTTGGGAATCCCATTCTCAGACCCGACAGCCGAGGGCCCGGTCATTCAGGGCGCAAATATAAGAGCACTTGCAGGCGGCGTCACGACAGACAAGGTATTTGACCTTGTGAGAAAGCTCCGCAAGAAAGTGACGATACCTATGGTGTTCATGACATATGCAAATGTCGTGTTCTCGTATGGTTCGGAGAGATTCATCAGCACATGCAAGGAGATCGGCATAGACGGTCTGATCCTTCCTGACATTCCTTACGAGGAGAAGGATGAGTTTGACGGGATATGCAAGCAGTATGATGTGGATCTCATTTCACTCATCGCACCTACATCCCATGAGAGAATATCCATGATCGCAAATGATGCGAGTGGATTTGTGTATTGCGTGTCATCACTCGGTGTAACTGGAACAAGAACCAAGATCACCACAGACATAGGAGCCATGGTCGATCTGGTGAAGAAGGCGAAGGACATCCCTTGCGCTGTAGGTTTCGGAATATCCACACCTGAGCAGGCAAAGCAGATGGCGGAGAAGTCAGACGGTGTCATCGTCGGTTCAGCCATCGTCAAGCTGTGTGCCCAGTACGGCAAGGACTGTGTGCCTTATGTGAGAGATTATGTGAAGAGTATGAAGGATGCGATGCGATAA
- a CDS encoding anthranilate synthase component I: protein MIRPELSEAKKYAADGYRMVPVCCEMLSDVITPINLLRKLKAANEHCYILESVENQEVWGRYTFLGYNPKLDVTCMNGHIQLKDIDGNVIKEADDIHPEVFIREILKDYRSPKIEGLPTFTGGFVGYFSYDYIKYSEKKLVIDAEDDEGFQDLDLMLFDKVIAFDNFKSKLILIANADTSDIEAGYANALADIEDMKKLILDGEMAEIEPVKMKSDFKPLFDKEKYCSMVERAKRYIFEGDIFQVVLSNRLEAEMEGSLFNTYRILRSTNPSPYMFYFSGDQIEVAGASPETLVKLENGMLHTFPLAGTRPRGKTKEEDMRLEAGLMADEKELAEHNMLVDLGRNDLGKISKFGTVEVEQYMKVQRYSHVMHIGSTVRGEIDDSRYDELSAVDAVLPAGTLSGAPKIRACQIINELEDNKRGIYGGAIGYIDFTGNLDTCIAIRIAYKKGDKVFVRSGAGIVADSVPANEFQECINKAKAVTTALTMSQDIS, encoded by the coding sequence ATGATAAGACCAGAACTTAGCGAGGCAAAGAAATATGCGGCAGACGGATACAGGATGGTTCCGGTGTGCTGTGAGATGTTATCGGATGTGATCACACCTATCAACTTACTCAGAAAGCTGAAAGCGGCAAATGAGCACTGTTACATACTTGAGAGCGTGGAGAATCAGGAGGTGTGGGGACGGTACACATTTCTTGGTTACAATCCGAAGCTTGATGTCACATGCATGAATGGGCACATACAGCTCAAGGATATAGATGGAAATGTGATAAAGGAAGCGGACGATATTCATCCTGAGGTATTCATCAGAGAGATACTCAAGGATTACAGGAGTCCGAAGATAGAAGGACTTCCAACATTTACAGGAGGTTTTGTCGGTTACTTCTCATATGATTACATAAAGTACAGTGAGAAGAAGCTTGTGATCGATGCCGAGGATGATGAAGGATTCCAGGATCTTGATCTGATGTTATTTGACAAGGTCATTGCATTTGACAATTTCAAGTCAAAGCTGATTCTCATTGCAAATGCTGACACGTCCGATATAGAAGCCGGATATGCAAATGCACTTGCTGATATAGAAGATATGAAGAAGCTCATCCTCGATGGAGAGATGGCGGAGATAGAGCCGGTTAAGATGAAGAGTGATTTCAAGCCGCTGTTTGACAAAGAGAAGTATTGCAGCATGGTTGAGAGGGCAAAGAGGTACATATTCGAGGGAGATATCTTCCAGGTGGTTCTGTCCAACAGACTTGAGGCTGAGATGGAGGGATCGCTGTTCAACACGTACAGGATTCTCAGAAGCACAAATCCTTCTCCGTATATGTTCTACTTCAGCGGCGACCAGATAGAGGTTGCGGGCGCATCGCCTGAGACACTGGTAAAGCTTGAAAATGGCATGCTTCACACATTTCCACTTGCTGGAACGAGACCAAGGGGAAAGACAAAGGAAGAGGATATGAGACTTGAGGCCGGACTTATGGCGGATGAGAAGGAGCTGGCGGAGCACAACATGCTGGTGGATCTCGGAAGAAATGATCTTGGCAAGATAAGCAAGTTCGGAACTGTTGAGGTTGAGCAGTACATGAAGGTTCAGAGGTACTCACATGTAATGCATATAGGTTCAACAGTCAGGGGGGAGATCGACGACAGCAGATACGATGAGCTGTCAGCCGTGGATGCGGTACTTCCGGCCGGAACCCTCTCAGGAGCACCGAAGATCAGAGCGTGTCAGATCATCAACGAGCTGGAGGACAACAAGAGAGGAATATATGGCGGTGCCATAGGATACATAGATTTCACAGGGAATCTTGATACATGTATAGCCATAAGGATCGCATACAAAAAGGGTGACAAGGTATTTGTCAGATCGGGAGCGGGAATTGTAGCAGACAGTGTTCCGGCAAATGAGTTCCAGGAATGTATCAACAAGGCAAAGGCAGTTACGACAGCACTCACAATGAGCCAAGATATATCATAA
- the trpC gene encoding indole-3-glycerol phosphate synthase TrpC, which translates to MILDEIAAKTKERVAEQKKRVPLEEMKRQALDIVARETNNGSNPYSKFPFRDNLAANGISFICEVKKASPSKGLIAPDFPYVEIAKEYEAAGASAISVLTEPFYFQGSNQFLMDIKKEVNIPLLRKDFTVDEYMIYEAKVIGASAVLLICAILDDEQLASYLRLAHELGMSALVEAHDEDEVRRAIACGAGIIGVNNRDLRTFTVDIMNSVRLRMLIPDTVPATYMGTEVPVPSVPQKMVYVSESGIKTKEDIDRLKANGTDAVLIGETFMRSPDKKKLFAELKGE; encoded by the coding sequence ATGATATTAGATGAGATAGCTGCAAAGACAAAGGAACGTGTGGCAGAACAGAAGAAAAGGGTTCCTCTTGAGGAGATGAAGAGACAGGCACTTGATATAGTTGCCAGAGAGACGAATAACGGCAGCAACCCATATAGTAAGTTCCCATTTAGGGATAATCTGGCGGCAAATGGAATATCGTTTATTTGTGAGGTCAAGAAGGCATCACCTTCCAAGGGACTTATCGCACCGGACTTTCCTTATGTTGAGATCGCAAAGGAATATGAGGCGGCGGGAGCTTCAGCCATATCGGTGCTCACTGAGCCGTTTTATTTCCAGGGAAGCAATCAGTTCCTGATGGATATAAAGAAGGAGGTAAATATACCGCTGCTGAGGAAGGATTTCACAGTTGACGAGTATATGATATATGAGGCAAAGGTCATAGGAGCCTCGGCGGTGCTTTTGATTTGCGCAATACTGGATGACGAGCAGCTTGCCTCATATCTTCGGCTTGCGCATGAACTTGGGATGTCGGCTCTGGTTGAGGCTCACGATGAGGATGAGGTCAGACGGGCGATAGCCTGCGGAGCAGGCATCATCGGAGTGAACAACAGAGATCTCAGAACATTTACGGTGGACATCATGAACAGCGTTCGTCTAAGAATGCTGATACCGGATACGGTGCCAGCCACCTATATGGGGACGGAGGTACCTGTCCCCTCCGTCCCTCAGAAGATGGTGTATGTGTCTGAGAGTGGAATCAAGACAAAGGAGGACATAGACAGGCTTAAGGCAAATGGAACTGATGCGGTGCTCATAGGCGAGACTTTTATGAGAAGTCCTGACAAGAAGAAGTTGTTTGCGGAATTGAAGGGCGAGTAA